In Leifsonia sp. PS1209, the genomic stretch GAGCTTCTCGCCGGCGACCTCCTCGCCGTGCTGGATGCGGAGGGTCTTGACCGCGTGGACGTCGTCGGGTACTCGATGGGGTCGTGGGTGACGCTGGCGCTGGTCGGGCTCGCGCCCGATCGCATCCACCGGGTGGTCGTCGGCGGCATCGGAACGGTCGAGCAGTTCGCCCACTGGGGGGTGGATGCTGTGCGCTCCGCCCTGCTCGACGGCACGGACACCGTTCCTCCGGAGTCTCCGCTCGCCCCGTTGCTGTCGTCGCTGCGGCAGGCGCCGGGCGTCGACACGGCTGCGCTCGCCGCGTGCGTGTCCGGGATGGCCGCGCATCCACTGCCGCTGCAGTCCAGCGCGCCGACGATGCTCGTGGTCGGCGAGGTGGATCCGGTGACCGATGGGCGGGAGGAAGCGGCAGCCGCGCTCGGCGCCGAACTGGTCGTACTGCCCCGTCGCAACCACGTGACGTCGCTGAGCGCGCGAGCGTTCAAGCAGGCTGCTCTGCCGTTCCTGGGAGCCGTCGTCAGCGTGTAGGCGTTCGCACTTTCGAGTCGTACGATGTGCGAGGACCGAAGGAGGCCGCATGCCGATCGACAAGCTGGACGCCGAGCTGATCGCGCTGCTCACCGCTGAGCCGAGGCTCGGCGTGTTCGAGGCATCCCGCAGGCTCGGCGTCGCGCGGGGCACCGTTCAGGCGAGACTCGACCGCTTGCAGCGCTCCGGCATCGTCAAGGATTTCGCACCGACCATCGACAGTGAACGGCTCGGCTATCCGGTGACGGCGTTCGTGACGGCGGAGATCGCGCAGGGCGACAGGGACGTGACGGTCGTCTCGCACCTGAGCGAGATCCCCGAGGTGCTCGAGGTGCACACGATCACCGGCGCCGGCGACCTGATGATCCGCGCCGTCGCGCGCTCGAACGCCGACCTGCAACGGGTGATCGACCGCATCGTCAGCGACCCGGGCATCACGCGCACCTCGACGGTGATCGC encodes the following:
- a CDS encoding alpha/beta fold hydrolase, which gives rise to MTDSGHEGVATTGDGMRIAYVRHPGDDPVLLVHGFATTGALTWEATGWVRALAEAGRGAIVPDLRGHGASSAPHDPAAYSPELLAGDLLAVLDAEGLDRVDVVGYSMGSWVTLALVGLAPDRIHRVVVGGIGTVEQFAHWGVDAVRSALLDGTDTVPPESPLAPLLSSLRQAPGVDTAALAACVSGMAAHPLPLQSSAPTMLVVGEVDPVTDGREEAAAALGAELVVLPRRNHVTSLSARAFKQAALPFLGAVVSV
- a CDS encoding Lrp/AsnC family transcriptional regulator yields the protein MPIDKLDAELIALLTAEPRLGVFEASRRLGVARGTVQARLDRLQRSGIVKDFAPTIDSERLGYPVTAFVTAEIAQGDRDVTVVSHLSEIPEVLEVHTITGAGDLMIRAVARSNADLQRVIDRIVSDPGITRTSTVIALATKIDHRAVPLVAAAVEERAGAEDMGEER